A window from Fragaria vesca subsp. vesca linkage group LG5, FraVesHawaii_1.0, whole genome shotgun sequence encodes these proteins:
- the LOC101291341 gene encoding subtilisin-like protease-like, producing the protein MENTNCVVLQIIYLLGFSFMFYLSLAIAAEKVAELEPLAETKSMQTYIVWLEKPVGSLLEQSDHADLESWYQSYLPQTIASSNQLEKPRMVYAYRNVATGFAAKLTVEEVAEMEKKEGFISAHPERNLQMHTTHSPNFLGLQQGMGLSKGSNYGEGMIIGVLDSGIFPDHPSFNDEGVPPPPAKWKGRCDFNGTVCNNKLIGARSFNGGKTTGAPPVDDEGHGTHTSTTAAGNFVKGASVFGMANGTATGMAPHAHVAMYKVCSEDGCSESDIIAAMDTAVDDGVDVLSLSLGGGSAFFYADGIAVGAFGAMQKGIFVSCSAGNEGPDYQTLSNEAPWILTVGASTIDRSIRATAKLGNGQEYDGESLFQPKDFSSDLVPLVYAGAHSNESSAFCDEGSLTNVGGKVVVCELGGGVARIAKGVEVKRAGGVAMILVNPDFGGYSTLADAHVLPATHVSFAAGVSIKTYINSTSTPTATVLFKGTVIGDQLAPKVGFFSSRGPSLASPAILKPDIIGPGVSILAAWPFSVDNATDSKATFNIISGTSMSCPHLSGIAALLKSVHPDWSPAAIKSAMMTTAEVNNLAGSAILDETLSAADLFAIGAGHVNPSKANDPGLIYDIQPQDYIPYLCGLNYTSKQIAAITQQKVQCSKVGAIPEGQLNYPSFSIFILPGGKPQKYTRTLTNVGPANSTYKLAPLSQHKMNITVLPEVLTFTEVNQKLTYQVVFAAQDGAGGDGIPFSQGYLSWVSNQHTVNTPISVVFDFE; encoded by the coding sequence ATGGAGAACACAAACTGTGTAGTGCTGCAGATCATATACCTTCTTGGTTTTAGTTTCATGTTTTACTTGTCACTAGCAATTGCTGCTGAAAAAGTGGCAGAACTGGAGCCGTTAGCCGAGACAAAGAGCATGCAAACTTATATAGTTTGGCTAGAGAAGCCAGTTGGAAGTTTGCTTGAGCAATCTGATCATGCAGATTTAGAGAGTTGGTACCAGAGTTATTTGCCCCAAACTATTGCAAGCTCAAACCAGCTCGAGAAGCCACGAATGGTTTATGCATACCGCAATGTGGCAACTGGCTTTGCAGCAAAGCTGACAGTGGAGGAAGTTGCAGAAATGGAGAAGAAAGAAGGGTTTATCTCTGCTCATCCAGAACGAAATCTGCAAATGCACACAACTCACAGTCCCAACTTCTTGGGGCTGCAGCAAGGAATGGGACTTAGTAAAGGGTCTAATTATGGTGAAGGTATGATTATTGGAGTTTTGGATTCTGGTATATTCCCAGACCACCCTTCATTCAACGACGAAGGAGTGCCACCTCCTCCAGCTAAATGGAAAGGAAGGTGTGACTTCAATGGGACAGTTTGTAATAACAAGCTCATTGGTGCCAGAAGTTTCAATGGTGGAAAAACTACAGGAGCCCCTCCAGTAGATGATGAAGGACATGGCACTCACACTTCAACCACAGCTGCAGGAAATTTTGTGAAAGGTGCCAGCGTGTTTGGAATGGCGAATGGCACAGCGACTGGCATGGCACCTCATGCTCATGTAGCAATGTACAAAGTCTGCTCGGAGGATGGTTGTTCTGAGTCAGACATTATAGCTGCTATGGACACTGCTGTTGATGATGGAGTAGATGTGCTATCCCTCTCACTCGGTGGTGGCTCAGCTTTTTTCTATGCTGATGGAATTGCAGTCGGTGCATTTGGAGCAATGCAGAAGGGAATCTTTGTCAGCTGTTCAGCTGGAAATGAGGGACCTGATTATCAGACTTTATCAAATGAAGCTCCATGGATTCTCACAGTTGGAGCAAGCACCATTGACAGAAGCATAAGAGCAACAGCAAAGCTTGGAAATGGGCAAGAATACGATGGGGAATCACTATTCCAGCCTAAAGATTTCAGTTCAGACCTGGTTCCTCTTGTTTATGCAGGTGCACATAGCAATGAATCATCAGCTTTCTGTGATGAAGGGTCCCTTACAAATGTTGGAGGGAAAGTAGTGGTGTGTGAACTAGGTGGAGGAGTTGCAAGAATTGCGAAAGGGGTAGAAGTGAAAAGAGCTGGTGGTGTTGCCATGATTCTAGTCAACCCTGACTTTGGTGGCTATTCCACCTTAGCAGACGCTCATGTGCTTCCGGCAACACATGTGAGTTTTGCTGCAGGGGTGAGCATCAAAACCTATATAAACTCAACCTCAACACCTACAGCGACAGTCTTGTTCAAAGGAACTGTCATCGGTGATCAGCTTGCTCCCAAAGTTGGTTTCTTCTCATCAAGAGGACCAAGCCTTGCAAGCCCTGCAATATTGAAACCTGACATTATTGGTCCTGGTGTGAGCATACTAGCTGCGTGGCCTTTTTCGGTGGATAATGCCACTGACTCTAAGGCAACATTCAACATTATTTCAGGTACTTCAATGTCATGCCCTCACCTAAGTGGCATTGCAGCCTTGCTCAAGAGCGTACACCCGGACTGGTCACCAGCTGCTATTAAGTCTGCAATGATGACAACAGCTGAAGTAAACAACCTTGCTGGCTCGGCCATTCTTGATGAAACACTTTCTGCAGCAGACCTCTTTGCCATCGGTGCAGGCCATGTTAACCCTTCAAAAGCAAATGACCCTGGTCTCATCTATGACATACAACCACAGGATTACATTCCTTACTTGTGTGGTTTGAATTACACAAGCAAACAGATAGCGGCAATCACCCAACAAAAAGTGCAGTGCTCTAAAGTAGGAGCAATACCAGAAGGACAGCTAAACTATCCCTCATTTAGTATCTTTATATTGCCTGGTGGTAAGCCTCAGAAGTACACAAGAACCTTGACGAATGTTGGCCCAGCTAATTCAACGTACAAATTGGCTCCCCTCAGCCAACATAAAATGAACATCACTGTGCTACCTGAGGTGCTTACATTTACAGAGGTTAACCAGAAATTGACATACCAAGTGGTGTTTGCCGCACAAGACGGTGCTGGGGGTGATGGTATACCGTTTTCTCAGGGATATTTGAGCTGGGTGTCTAATCAGCATACTGTAAACACCCCAATATCTGTGGTGTTTGACTTTGAGTAA
- the LOC101307396 gene encoding copper chaperone for superoxide dismutase-like — protein sequence MAFLRSVATTTAIAASLLPAAISFASSSSSSSSSSSSQSFRFPKPQHLSFSSSPNPNPLFLSTSLTNSPSALHMDAPTSEQKPSFQGDAVLPELLTEYMVDMKCEGCVKAVKNKLQGVEGVKSVEVDLDTQVVRILGATPLKTMTEALEQTGRKARLIGQGIPEDFLVSAAVAEFKGPDVFGVVRFAQVNMELARIEANFSGLSPGKHGWSINEFGDLTKGAASTGKVFDPSTEGVNEPLGDLGTLDTDENRNAFFTGVKEKLRVPELIGRSIAVYGTADKSDSGVAAAVIARSAGVGENYKKLCTCDGTTIWESSDKDFVMSKV from the exons ATGGCATTTCTGAGATCAGTGGCCACCACTACTGCCATAGCTGCCTCTCTTTTACCCGCCGCCATTTCCTTTGCTTCTTCTTCTTCTTCTTCTTCTTCTTCTTCCTCATCTCAATCTTTCCGATTCCCTAAACCCCAACACCTCTCCTTCTCCTCCTCTCCAAACCCAAATCCTCTGTTCCTCTCCACAAGCCTCACCAACTCCCCCTCAGCTCTCCACATGGACGCACCCACATCCGAACAGAAGCCCTCCTTTCAG GGTGATGCTGTATTGCCAGAGCTCCTG ACAGAGTACATGGTAGATATGAAATGTGAGGGTTGTGTTAAGGCTGTCAAGAATAAGTTACAAGGTGTTGAGG GGGTTAAAAGTGTAGAAGTGGACCTAGATACCCAAGTTGTTAGGATTCTGGGTGCAACCCCTCTGAAGACCATGACTGAAGCTCTTGAGCAGACTGGTCGAAAAGCAAGATTAATTGGGCAGGGGATCCCAGAAG ATTTCTTGGTTTCTGCTGCTGTCGCTGAATTTAAAGGTCCAGATGTTTTTGGTGTGGTTCGTTTTGCTCAGGTGAATATGGAGTTGGCTAGGATTGAAGCAAACTTTAGTGGGTTATCACCTGGCAAACATGGTTGGTCCATCAATGAATTTGGTGATCTAACAAAAGGTGCTGCTAGCACTGGAAAAGTATTCGATCCATCAACTGAAGGAGTAAACGAG CCGCTTGGCGACCTGGGAACATTGGATACTGATGAGAATCGCAATGCCTTCTTCACTGGAGTCAAAGAGAAGCTGAGAGTTCCGGAACTCATTGGGCGGTCAATAGCAGTATACGGAACTGCTGATAAGTCGGATTCTGGTGTCGCTGCTGCTGTTATTGCTAGAAGCGCAGGAGTAGGTGAGAACTACAAGAAGCTTTGCACTTGTGATGGGACGACGATATGGGAATCAAGTGACAAAGACTTTGTCATGAGCAAGGTCTAA
- the LOC101291925 gene encoding subtilisin-like protease SDD1-like, translated as MKSKKFVVMQIIYLLGFSCMFYLSLAASVEKVAALKPLAGTNGMQTYIVWVEKPSSNFLAQSDHEDLESWYQSFLPQTIANSNQLEKPRMVYAYHNVATGFAARLTAEEVKEMEKKEGFISAHPERKLQLHTTHSPNFLGLQQQVGLWKGSHYGEGVIIGVLDTGITPGHPSFSDKGVPAPPAKWKGKCDFKGTGCNDKLIGARSFDGGKTTGGPPVDAAGHGTHTSSTAAGNFVDGASVFGMAKGTAAGMAPLAHLAMYQVCSEDGCYDSDIIAGIDTAVGDGVDVISISLGGGSAPFYGDSIALGAYGAIQKGIFVSCSAGNEGPDYSSLSNEAPWILTVGASTIDRNIRATAKLGNGEEHDGESLFQPKDFGSELFPLVYAAAHSNDSTAFCDVGTLSNVEGKIVVCELGGEVKRIAKGIEVKRAGGVAMILVNPDFGGDTTIADAHVLPATHVSYAAGVSIQAYINSTSTPTATILFKGTVIGDQLAPKVSFFSSRGPSIESPGILKPDIIGPGVSILAAWPFSVDNTTEYKTFDIVSGTSMSCPHLSGIAALLKSSHPDWSPAAIKSAIMTTAEVDNLAGSAIIDETLNSANLFAIGAGHVNPSKANDPGLIYDLKPQDYIPYLCGLNYTDRHIAIITQKTVKCSEVGSIPEAQLNYPSFSLFLDPAGEPQNYTRTVTNVGPAKSTYELAVVSPHKVDISVQPEQLTFTEVGQTMTYHVVFAAQYDAGKDGITSQGYLSWVSDQHSVRSQISVIFDT; from the coding sequence ATGAAGAGCAAGAAATTTGTGGTGATGCAGATCATATACCTTCTTGGCTTCAGTTGCATGTTTTACTTGTCACTAGCAGCTTCGGTCGAAAAAGTGGCAGCACTGAAACCACTAGCTGGGACAAATGGTATGCAAACTTATATAGTTTGGGTTGAAAAGCCATCCAGCAATTTCCTCGCACAATCTGATCATGAAGATTTAGAGAGTTGGTACCAGTCATTTTTGCCCCAAACAATTGCAAACTCAAACCAGCTCGAAAAGCCACGAATGGTTTATGCATACCACAATGTGGCCACTGGCTTTGCAGCAAGACTGACGGCAGAGGAAGTCAAAGAAATGGAGAAGAAAGAAGGCTTTATCTCTGCACATCCAGAACGTAAATTGCAATTGCACACAACTCATAGTCCTAACTTCTTGGGGCTGCAACAACAAGTGGGACTTTGGAAAGGGTCTCATTACGGTGAAGGTGTGATCATTGGAGTTTTGGATACTGGAATAACACCGGGTCATCCCTCATTCAGCGACAAAGGAGTGCCAGCTCCTCCAGCTAAATGGAAAGGCAAGTGCGATTTCAAGGGGACAGGTTGCAATGACAAGCTTATCGGAGCAAGAAGTTTTGATGGTGGGAAAACTACAGGAGGCCCTCCAGTTGACGCTGCAGGCCATGGAACTCATACTTCAAGCACGGCTGCAGGAAACTTTGTGGACGGTGCCAGCGTGTTTGGAATGGCCAAGGGCACAGCAGCTGGCATGGCACCTTTAGCTCATTTGGCAATGTACCAAGTCTGTTCTGAAGATGGTTGTTATGATTCAGACATAATAGCTGGTATAGACACTGCTGTTGGTGATGGCGTGGATGTGATATCCATCTCACTTGGTGGTGGCTCAGCTCCTTTCTATGGTGACAGTATTGCACTTGGTGCATATGGAGCAATTCAGAAGGGAATTTTTGTGAGCTGTTCGGCTGGAAATGAGGGACCTGACTACTCAAGTTTATCAAATGAGGCCCCATGGATTCTCACAGTTGGAGCAAGCACCATTGACAGAAACATAAGAGCAACAGCAAAGCTTGGAAATGGGGAAGAACATGACGGGGAATCCCTATTTCAGCCGAAAGATTTTGGTTCAGAACTATTTCCTCTTGTCTATGCAGCTGCACATAGCAATGATTCAACAGCTTTTTGTGATGTAGGGACCCTTTCAAATGTTGAAGGCAAAATAGTGGTGTGTGAGCTAGGTGGAGAAGTTAAAAGAATTGCAAAAGGGATAGAAGTGAAAAGAGCTGGTGGTGTTGCCATGATTCTTGTCAACCCAGACTTTGGTGGCGATACGACCATAGCAGATGCTCATGTGCTTCCGGCAACACATGTGAGTTACGCTGCAGGGGTTAGCATCCAAGCCTATATAAACTCAACCTCAACACCAACAGCTACAATCTTGTTCAAAGGCACTGTCATTGGTGATCAGCTTGCACCAAAAGTCTCTTTCTTTTCATCGAGAGGACCAAGCATAGAAAGCCCTGGAATTTTGAAACCTGACATTATTGGTCCTGGTGTGAGCATCCTAGCTGCATGGCCTTTCTCAGTGGACAACACCACAGAATATAAGACATTTGACATTGTTTCTGGTACTTCAATGTCATGCCCTCACCTAAGTGGCATTGCAGCCTTGCTCAAGAGTTCACACCCTGACTGGTCACCAGCTGCCATTAAGTCTGCCATCATGACAACCGCTGAAGTAGACAACCTTGCAGGCTCCGCGATAATTGATGAAACACTTAATTCAGCAAACCTCTTTGCCATTGGTGCAGGTCATGTTAACCCGTCAAAAGCAAATGACCCTGGGCTCATCTACGACCTAAAACCTCAGGACTACATTCCTTACTTGTGTGGTTTGAACTACACAGACAGACATATAGCCATAATCACCCAGAAAACAGTGAAATGCTCTGAAGTAGGATCCATACCAGAAGCACAGCTAAATTATCCCTCATTTTCTCTCTTTCTAGATCCTGCCGGGGAGCCTCAGAATTACACAAGAACAGTGACCAATGTCGGCCCAGCTAAGTCAACTTATGAATTAGCTGTTGTAAGTCCACATAAGGTAGACATCAGTGTGCAACCTGAGCAGCTCACATTCACAGAGGTTGGTCAAACAATGACATACCATGTGGTGTTTGCTGCACAATATGATGCTGGAAAAGATGGTATAACGTCTCAAGGATATCTGAGTTGGGTCTCAGATCAGCATTCTGTTAGAAGCCAAATATCGGTGATCTTTGACACTTGA
- the LOC101291056 gene encoding nudix hydrolase 14, chloroplastic-like: MTLLVQASMSLSTRSTLLLPKRLLTLHSFSCKMSSDSPPLTHSLALPSQLAAEPVQIVAAPNVSSSQFRMAIDSSLFKQWLKNMESETGILRDGSLYLKRVLIQGVDMFGKRIGFLKFEADVIDKETGKKVPGIVFARGPAVAVLILLESVGKSYAVLTEQVRVPVGRIILELPAGMLDDDKGDFLGTAIREVEEETGISLKQEDMVDLTAFLDQSTGCRMFPSPGGCDEELSLYLYRGQVDKEIIERLQGKETGIREHGELIKVRVLPYEKLWRMTADAKVLTAVALYEMAKREGLLPPLKT, encoded by the exons ATGACACTCCTTGTTCAAGCTTCCATGTCTCTGAGCACCAGAAGCACGCTGTTACTCCCCAAAAGACTCCTCACCCTTCACTCCTTCTCCTGCAAAATGTCGTCTGACTCGCCACCCTTAACTCACTCCCTCGCTCTCCCGAGTCAACTCGCCGCCGAGCCCGTCCAGATCGTCGCCGCCCCCAACGTCTCCTCCTCACAGTTCAG GATGGCTATTGATTCGTCTTTGTTTAAGCAGTGGCTGAAGAACATGGAGAGTGAGACTGGGATTCTACGCGACGGTTCTTTGTATCTGAAACGAGTCCTAATTCAG GGTGTGGATATGTTTGGAAAGAGGATTGGATTTCTGAAGTTTGAAGCAGATGTGATTGATAAAGAAACAGGGAAGAAG GTTCCAGGTATTGTGTTTGCACGCGGACCGGCTGTAGCTGTGCTTATTCTTTTGGAATCTGTGGGCAAGAGTTATGCAGTTCTTACTGAACAG GTTAGAGTCCCCGTTGGAAGGATCATACTGGAGCTGCCTGCTGGGATGTTGGATGATGACAAGGGTGATTTTCTTGGTACTGCAATCCGTGAG GTGGAAGAGGAGACTGGCATATCCCTAAAGCAAGAAGACATGGTGGACCTCACAGCCTTCCTTGACCAATCTACTGGATGCAGAATGTTTCCTTCTCCT GGAGGGTGTGATGAAGAACTCAGTCTCTATCTGTACAGAGGGCAGGTGGATAAAGAGATCATTGAGCGGCTGCAAGGTAAAGAAACAGGCATTCGTGAACATGGAGAGCTGATTAAGGTCCGTGTGCTTCCTTATGAAAAGCTCTGGCGCATGACAGCTGATGCAAAGGTTTTAACAGCTGTTGCGCTCTATGAAATGGCAAAAAGAGAAGGCCTCTTGCCTCCCCTGAAAACATGA
- the LOC101315244 gene encoding F-box/kelch-repeat protein At3g23880-like, producing MEEVLSRLPPKSLMRFKCVRKSWQRLISNSAFAAKHLSASKRNKHASSTTVVLRRCVADDIHSGKKEVLLSSFDLCQRLDGDDELHPILEDLYSPLSPGVVDWHRFCVRISTHCDGILCLTDSAKYIVLCDPTIKEFKCLPAPSLGSCADGFGYDLKSKDYKIVRVLNNGFQEFKDGMRRRVVAHPPTRGGST from the coding sequence ATGGAGGAAGTCCTGTCAAGGCTCCCTCCAAAATCTCTGATGAGATTCAAGTGCGTCCGTAAGTCATGGCAACGTTTGATTAGTAACTCAGCCTTCGCGGCCAAACACCTCTCCGCTTCGAAGCGCAACAAACACGCCTCGTCCACCACCGTCGTTTTAAGACGTTGTGTCGCTGATGACATCCACTCTGGCAAGAAGGAGGTTTTACTGTCGTCATTCGATCTTTGCCAAAGATTAGATGGTGACGATGAACTCCATCCTATTCTCGAGGATCTCTACAGTCCTCTATCTCCGGGTGTGGTAGATTGGCATCGCTTTTGTGTACGCATTTCAACTCATTGTGATGGAATATTATGTCTCACAGATAGTGCAAAATACATTGTTTTATGCGATCCAACTATCAAGGAATTCAAGTGTTTGCCGGCGCCTTCCCTAGGATCATGTGCTGACGGATTTGGTTATGATCTCAAATCGAAAGATTACAAAATCGTTCGAGTTTTAAATAACGGGTTTCAAGAGTTCAAGGATGGTATGCGTAGGCGTGTTGTTGCTCATCCTCCCACCAGGGGCGGATCTACTTAA
- the LOC101291630 gene encoding subtilisin-like protease-like has product MKIIYLLGFSCMFYLSLAVDIEKVAVLEPLDDADSMQTYIVLIERPTSNFGPQSDHEDLERWYQSFLPQTIVNSNQLVKPRMIYAYHNVVTGFAAKLTAEEVEEMEKKDGFITAHPERNLQLHTTHSPNFLGLQQGVGLWKGSNYGEGVIIGVLDTGITPGHPSFSDKGVPPPPAKWKGKCDFNATFCNNKLIGARSFQGGKTTGAPPVDIIGHGTHTSSTAAGNFVKGASVFGMANGTASGMAPYAHLAMYQVCNEQGCDESDILAAMDTAVDDGVDVLSISLGGGSATFYWDYIAIGSYGAIQNGIFVSCSAGNDGPDYSSVTNEAPWILTVGASSIDRHIIATAKLGNGEEYDGESVFQPKDFDSKLYPLVYAGPHSKDSTAFCDVGSLTDVEGKVVVCEVGGDIARIAKGIEVKRAGGVAMILVNQDFGGYTTIADAHVLPATHVSYAAGVSIKTYINSTSTPTATILFKGTVIGDQLAPKVSFFSSRGPSMATPGILKPDIIGPGVSILAAWPFLVDNSTQSKATFDIISGTSMSCPHLSGIAALLKSSHPDWSPAAIKSAIMTTAEVDNLAGSPIVDETLYAANLFAIGAGHVNPSKANDPGLIYDTQPEDYIPYFCGLNYTDQQIQIITQQKVKCSEVGAIPEAQLNYPTFSLFIDPAGKPQNYTRTVTNVGPAKSTYELAVVSPHKMDIRVQPEKLTFTEVGQKMTYHVVFTAQNGAGKDGITMSQGYLSWVSDQHAVRSQISVVFDT; this is encoded by the coding sequence ATGAAGATCATATACCTTCTTGGTTTTAGTTGCATGTTTTACCTGTCATTAGCAGTTGACATCGAAAAAGTGGCAGTACTGGAACCACTAGATGATGCAGATAGCATGCAAACTTATATAGTATTGATTGAAAGGCCAACCAGCAATTTCGGTCCACAATCTGATCATGAAGACTTAGAGAGATGGTACCAGTCATTTTTGCCCCAAACTATTGTAAACTCAAACCAGCTCGTGAAGCCACGAATGATTTATGCATACCACAATGTGGTCACAGGATTTGCAGCAAAGCTGACAGCGGAGGAAGTTGAAGAAATGGAGAAGAAAGATGGGTTTATCACAGCTCATCCAGAACGTAATCTGCAATTGCACACAACTCATAGTCCTAACTTCTTGGGGCTGCAGCAAGGAGTGGGACTTTGGAAAGGGTCTAACTATGGTGAAGGAGTCATTATTGGAGTTTTGGATACTGGAATAACACCAGGTCATCCCTCATTTAGCGACAAAGGAGTGCCACCTCCTCCAGCTAAATGGAAAGGCAAGTGTGATTTCAATGCCACATTCTGCAACAACAAGCTTATTGGTGCCAGAAGTTTCCAGGGTGGGAAAACTACCGGTGCTCCACCAGTTGACATTATAGGCCATGGAACCCACACGTCGAGCACAGCTGCAGGAAACTTTGTGAAAGGCGCCAGCGTGTTTGGAATGGCAAATGGAACAGCCTCTGGCATGGCACCTTATGCTCACTTGGCAATGTACCAAGTCTGTAATGAACAAGGTTGTGATGAAAGTGACATTCTAGCTGCTATGGACACTGCTGTTGATGATGGCGTGGATGTGCTATCCATCTCACTTGGTGGTGGCTCAGCTACTTTCTATTGGGATTATATTGCAATCGGTTCATATGGGGCGATTCAGAACGGAATTTTTGTCAGCTGTTCGGCTGGAAATGATGGACCTGACTACTCTAGTGTAACAAATGAGGCCCCATGGATTCTGACAGTTGGAGCAAGCTCCATTGACAGACACATAATAGCAACAGCAAAACTTGGAAATGGGGAAGAGTATGACGGGGAGTCAGTATTCCAGCCTAAAGATTTCGATTCAAAACTGTATCCTCTTGTTTATGCAGGTCCACATAGCAAAGATTCAACAGCATTTTGTGATGTAGGGTCCCTTACAGATGTTGAAGGGAAAGTTGTGGTGTGTGAAGTAGGAGGAGATATTGCAAGAATTGCAAAGGGGATAGAAGTAAAAAGAGCTGGCGGTGTTGCCATGATTCTTGTCAACCAAGACTTTGGTGGCTATACCACCATAGCAGACGCTCATGTGCTTCCAGCAACACATGTGAGTTACGCTGCAGGGGTGAGCATCAAAACCTATATAAACTCAACCTCAACACCTACAGCGACAATCTTGTTCAAAGGCACTGTCATTGGTGATCAGCTTGCTCCAAAAGTCTCTTTCTTTTCATCAAGAGGACCAAGCATGGCAACCCCTGGAATCTTGAAACCTGACATTATTGGTCCCGGTGTGAGCATCCTAGCTGCATGGCCTTTCTTGGTGGACAATTCGACACAATCTAAGGCCACATTTGACATTATTTCCGGTACATCAATGTCATGTCCTCACCTAAGTGGCATTGCAGCCTTGCTCAAGAGCTCACACCCTGACTGGTCACCAGCTGCTATCAAGTCTGCCATAATGACAACCGCTGAAGTAGACAACCTCGCAGGCTCCCCAATAGTGGATGAAACACTTTATGCAGCAAACCTCTTTGCAATCGGTGCAGGTCATGTTAACCCTTCAAAAGCAAATGACCCTGGGCTCATCTACGACACACAACCAGAGGACTACATTCCTTACTTTTGTGGTTTGAACTACACAGACCAACAGATACAGATAATCACACAACAAAAAGTGAAGTGCTCTGAAGTAGGGGCCATACCAGAAGCACAACTAAATTATCCCACATTTTCTCTCTTTATAGATCCTGCTGGGAAGCCTCAGAATTACACAAGAACAGTGACGAATGTTGGCCCTGCTAAATCAACTTATGAGTTAGCTGTTGTAAGTCCACATAAGATGGACATCCGTGTGCAACCTGAGAAGCTCACATTCACAGAGGTTGGTCAGAAAATGACGTACCATGTTGTGTTTACTGCACAAAATGGTGCTGGAAAGGATGGTATAACAATGTCTCAGGGATATCTAAGCTGGGTCTCTGATCAGCATGCTGTTAGAAGCCAAATATCAGTGGTCTTTGACACATAG